The genomic segment aagaacaatacaatatttaaaaataaaaacaattttaaccaatatacatTTATCagggtttcaatgggaagtgtgctcctgcttctggccaatgagatagtcaagttaattagggttgttgttgttgttgttgttgttgtgtgccttcaagtcatttcagattttgggcgagcctaagtctaaaatttatttatttattatttatttatttactgcatttatttactacatttgtatcgcacccttctcaccccaaaggggactcagagtggcttacaaattatatgtacatacaatatattatattattagcactaaccttgcccggccacgcgttgctgtggcaaagtggtggtggtattggttaaaagttgttgtggaatttttatttggcgttatttgtatttttttaattaattttattgtaacttatcttttttattatattttattattttgttgtattatttttagttattttattattatagtattttattgtattaatttttagtgtttttaattattttagtgttttttatttttttattgtatctgtatttattttattttttattcttttatcaacactgggctgagtgggttgctaggagaccaagtgggcggagcttagccttctaagtggcagcaattggataaaaacaattatttctctccctctaattaggactttatttttctttttgttgtcggaacctaggggcaaggatggtgggttgtgttgccaaatttctaggttttggggcttgtacttttgttgtttagtgggaggaacggacaccattactcctttatatatatagatagcacactattagcattatatattactatattgaactataccactatactgtaatattattagtaatattatatgtaatatagaatatataattaatattattataggtattattattagtgttatattgtattacattataatattattatcaatattatatgcatatacaatatattatattataaaactgagggcaggggccaggtaaatgacctcggagggctgcatccggcccccgggccttagtttggggacccctgggttagaatATCCATTTTCATTATATCTAATACTTTCATGATCCAGTCGTCTGACGTAGGAGATTCTTTGATCTTCCAATTCTTTGCATAAACAATTCTGGCCGCTGTcaccaaataattaaataatatatctttatttttatccctttGGAAGTCCAACATCCCCAGTAGAAGGAATTCTGGTTTCATTTCTATTTTctccaataattttttttctattttctgatGTATAATTTTCCAATAATTCTTAGCCATTTTACAGGTAAAAAGTTCCCTCATGGgtgccacatttccaacattttccttgctcttttttgtaatatttggCCAACTTCTGGGGTGTGatgtaccattggtacatcatcttgtaccaattttcttttagatctAAACAATACGTATATTTTGTTTTTCGATTCCAACATTTCTCCCAATTCTCAAATTGGATTGAGTGGCCAATGTTACGAGCCCGCTTTATAATACAGTCCTTCACTGTCTCAGTTTCCGTTGACCATTGTAACAGAAGTATATATGTTTTCGTAATCTCCTTTTTTTTCGACTTTTAGTATTTGGTCTCATATTGATTCTTTTAACAAAACTTTTAGCAAAACTTTTAACGgatgttttaaaacttttaatggatgggccaggctgtggcacatgctgttgagcaaccagctgcaacaaatcactctgaccaagaggtcatgagttcgaggccagctcggagcctcgtgtttgtcttgtctttgttctatgttaaggcattgaatgcttgccttatatgtgtaatgtgatccgccctgagtccccttcggggtgagaaagaagggcggaatagaaatactgcaaataaataaatattgtttacatcttttctctcctcccagctCATTCTTGTGAAGATGCTCCACTCCTTCAGCTGTCGTGTCCCTCGCTTTGGGCCACGATGCTTGACCCTTTGGAGGGGATACCATCCCGTTGGCAAGAAGTCCATGTCCGAAGACCACAACTTTGGGCAATGGTATGGACAGTGGTTTGCCATTTTGGCCAGTAGTATGAGAAAGCGGCACTTGGACAGAGCCAACTTTGCCAACTCGACAAAGAACGTGTTCCTTGGAACGAGGGGGACGTTGAACTCCGCCGGAACCCGTTGCCCTTACTCACAGAGTAGTGAATCCGGCCCACGATTCGCACTGAGGACCCGGATCGCGATCACCGTCCTCATTGGGAGCGGGATCGTAGCCGCTGGGCTGTACGTCCGCTCCGAAAAGGCCGAGGCGGAGAAGCGGAGGCGCATCGAGGAGCTGCGCAAGCTGGCCATCGGTCAGGGGGACTTCCGCTTGGTGGACCACACCGGCCGGCCGCGCTCGAAATCCGACTTCCGGGGCCAGTGGGTCCTGCTCTACTTCGGCTTCACGCACTGCCCGGACATCTGCCCCGAAGAGCTGGAGAAGATGAGCCGCGCGGTGGAGCTCCTCGATGGAGAGGCCCACCTGCCCCGGGTCCAGCCGGTCTTCATCACGGTCGACCCCGAAAGGGACGACGTGGCCGCCGTGGCCAAGTACGTCAAGGAGTTCCACCCGCGGCTCCTGGGCCTCACCGGCACGGCCGAGGAAGTCAAGGAAGCCGGGAAGGCCTACCGGGTCTACTACAGCGCCGGCCCCAAAGACGAGGACCAGGACTACATCGTGGACCACACCGTCATCATCTACTTACTCAGCCCGGATGGGCTCTTCTTGGACTACTACCAGCGCAACAAGTCGGAGGCCAAGGTTGCGGAGAGTGTCAAGAAACACATGGAGACCTACCAGAGCCTCTTCGAATGAGCCTTCTTGGTTGGTCTCGTCACCAAAAGATGGCAGAGAGCATCAAGGACATGGAGGTGGACCAGGGCCTCCATGGATGAGCATGCTCTACTTCAGACACGGGCGAACTTCAgccctcttccaggtgttttggattcactGGTAGTtagaaagtccaaaacacctggaagagggccaaagtttgcccatgcctgtctatCTTATTGTGCCCAGTTTTGAAGAAGAGGACCTACCAGAACCTCTTCAGATGAGCAAGTGCGTTCTTGGTTGGTCTCGTCACCAAAAGATAGCAGAGAGCATCAAGAAGCACATGGAGATGTATCAGGATCTCCATGGATGAGCATGCTCTacttcagacatgggcaaacttcagccgtcctccaggtgttttggacttcaactcacaccattcctaacagccggtaggctgttaggaatggtgtgagttgaagtccaaaacacctggaggatggctgaagtttgcccatgccagctctACCGTAACGTGCCCAGTTTTGAAGAAGAGGTCCTACTAGAACCTCTTTGGATGAGCAGATGCGTTCTTGGTTGGTCTCGTCACCATTTGGTGATTTTGAAAAGAAGGTGGAAAGCATCAAGCACATGAAGGTGTACCAGGGTCTCCATGGATGACCATGCTCTACCTCAAGCATGGGCGAACtttgaagggctgaagtttgcccatgcctgctctaccttAACATGCCGAGTTTTGAAGACCTATCAGAGTCTCTTCGGGTGAGGAAGTGCGTTCTTGATTGGTCTCGTCATTATTTGGTGATTTTGAAAAGATAGAGAGCATCAAGAAGCACATGGAGAAGACCACGGCCTCCATGGATGAGCATGCTCTtcctcaagcatgggcaaacttaagccttcttccaggtgttttggattcactGGTTgttaggaagtccaaaacacctggaagagggctgaagtttacccatgcctgctctaccttAATGTGCTCAGTTTTGAAGAGGACCTACAAGAACCTCTTTAGATGAGCAAATGCATTCTTGGTTGGTCTCATCACCATTTGGTGATTTGGAAAAGATAGCTGAAAGCATGAAGAAGCACATGGAGATGTACCAGGGCCTCCATGGATGACCATGCtgtatctcaggcatgggcaaactttgaagggttgaagtttgcccatgcctgctctaccttAACATGCCCAGTTTTGAAGAAGACCTGCCAGTCTCTTCGGGTGAGCAAGTGCATTCTTGGTTGGTCTCGTCACCATTTGGTGATTTTGAAAAGATGGCAAGAAGCTGGGCaaggcttttgggagttggagttcgaAAGGTTGGATGCCAGTGGTATATATAGTCCTCTGGAggatggctgaagtttgcccatgcctgaggtaGATTATGCTCATCCATGGAGGCTCCAGTGCACCTCCATGTGCTTCTCCAATGGTCAAGAGGTCTGGGagatccaaaaaacctggaggacaaaaggttggacaccactgatTAACACTATTGGGATGTTGTCTTGCACTGAAATGACATTACTCCAcactgggattccatagcaggagtgtctttgtgttgttgaaggcttgatGTTGATATGCATTTTGCCCATGGTATTGATACTTACTGTACATATTATATGCATTGCATAAATCTGTGTCATATTTGATTTAGTTACAGGACAACTTAACACTTATACAGAACTATTGGGATGTTGCCTTGCGCTGAAATGACTTTACTCCAcactgggattccatagcaggaGTGTCTTTCTTATATGCATTTTCCTGGACATTTTATCAGTTGAGGCCAAGATGTCAAAGACCTTCAAGAGGCACATGGAGATGTGCCACAGCCTCTTTGGATAAGCAAGTCGGTTGTTGTTTGGTCGGTGCAAGAGCCATTTGGTTCTTTACAGAAATACAAGATTTGGACATCTCTTTTAGTCACAACAGAGCACGCTAATGGCAGGAACAAAACATGAAGATCCAACCACTTTCCTTGGATTCGCACAGCCAAAGAATCAAACTCTATTCTGCTCTACTTGAATGTGCCCAATACATTTGAAGGCAGGGACTATTTATATGCATAAATCATAGCATCCCAGACTTAGAAGACGGATGGaaaaatacatggatggatggatggctggataGATAGATCCTGTGCATTTGCCCTGAAATCACTTGTCCACATATAGTAAGCACaaagataccatatatacttgagtataagccgacctgaatataagccgaggcaccaaattttaccacaaaaaaaaccagggaaaacattgactccagtataagccaagataccaataaaattacattaattgaggcctcagtagtttaaatgtttttgaatctttacatcaaactgtaatttaagatattaaatcattattttcatcttcttcaatgtaaatgggcttatgtagccttttaataatcatagagtgaaataataaatgtaataataataaatgcaataaaataataaatgtagtaataaatagagtaaaataataaatgtattattaataataaaatagagtaaaataaatgtaaaagtaacaatagtaatagagtaaaataataaatgtaatagtaatacagtagagtctcacttatccaacattcgcttatacaaggttctggattatccaatgcatttttgtagtcaatgttttcaatatattgtgatattttggtactaaattcgtaaatacagtaattacaacataacattactgtgtattaaacttctttttctgtcaaatttgttgtataacatgatgttttggtgcctcatttgtaaaatcataacctaatttgatgtttaataggcttttccttaatccctccttattatccaacatatttgcttatccaaccttctgccggcccgtttagcttggataggtcagactctactgtatttattactgtcagaaccctgctactagagcctggatgtggctctgagtttcagggtcactgacattgataagacacctgcgtcccaggactcggaggagaaacggctgatggacttggcggggaatttgcgcggggttttactgagcgggaagagactgttcaaatgagggggagggtatataaaggagggttggccggagcctcccattcttggcttttctgatgttcatgtttcctacagtaaaagttcctggtgataccacagagagtctcgtgtgttcattcaggagcggctgtggtgagctgacactaagccaagaatacggacaccatcccgctgtagcggtgaggtgtaacatgcaagtggaggatgaagagctcttgggcgccggaggaggaaggtcggaaagggccactcccgagacggacgctgagttccaccagctggcggccctggcgtcatccaccgcttatgcccagccaaatggggtaacccagaggcgcggagtggtgcggggagatagcaccggaggagaggaaggttcaccttccccaggcccgcaaaagatggtgtttctggaggagaggatgtcggcgatggagaccaccctggcagtgatgtcgagggcgatggagcgcctggcggttttggcggagccggagcgaggaagggaactccgggctagctcaatgtgggacgtgagcatgggaagcagccagggctttgcagacctcccagcaccgaagggaagggaaatgcgaaaggagcccggtgcccggcccaagatccaaacgagcctgacgcgggtggaggagagtgacgacgaaggggaaaagcctccgagaatcccggctacgctcccaactgagaccctggtgcccctggcgaatgccgggcgtggcacaggacaaagggaagcagcagcggggcccactggcccgcaagggggcttgcgacgggcggagaattggggattgccaccacagggacccctaccgagacgagaggaactaaggatcgagtttgggggagagtcctctgaactggattttttcctgaccacggtgaggggctatatggaggacaatgcccacacttttagaacggaatccagccgggtacgggccattggtgcagtgttgaagaggggagcggccagctggtacgttcaactacacgcgcggcgcgacccatgtctggggtcactccgacgctttatgggggccctggagacccgtttccgagatccactggagcagatccgggcgagggaggagttgaagaccgtctcccaggggcagaggtcggtatctgagtatgcggaggagttccaatgcctcgctgaaaaggtgccggaatggtctgcagtgacaaagatagaactcttcaaagaggggctcaggcgggagatcctctcctgggcggtgcatcgtgatgagcctgacacactgcgcggatggattcagctggcggggcgcatcgagacatcgctggcccaggcgaggaggcaccgaggagggctacagcagcggccgcagatgaaagaggggagccggaaggagggatcaaccccagccgggaggagaacggagccgacagggaacgtgagcaccagcaggaggggctgcttcgtgtgcggccgtttgggccacagggctgccgagtgctggcagagaaaaggggaaggcggaggcccgcccaaaccaagagccgtggcagggaaacgcgccgaggaagaaccaccgatgaggcaccactcgggggggttggtaagtcaggacaaagccatgatagtggtccccattcagctggaaagtggcagcaaacaagcaacctgcaaagcatttgtggattgtggatgttccaggaacatcatctcccctgaattagccgagggattgggatgcgaaagaacgaacctagaatccccaatagctttttcgcagttggacggatccacagcatcgggatcattagctaagtacagtgccgaagatgtaaagtgtaagatagggagttgggaaggaaaggtgtcatttgtgatatcacaaatagccagctataatgttatactaggcatgccatggctggggcaggccaacccgcaaatcaactgggaggataagagcatgatcttcaggatgaagttggaaggagggagccaggaagtggaaagggagccggggaaaaggggggaggaagactctatcaggatagcagaactggcagataaattacccccagagtatcgggattttgtggacgtatttgatgagaaggaagcagacagtttcccaccgaagcggagagttgaagtgaagatagagctagtcccaggagcagagcttcctaaggcaaaaatatacccaatgtcggctagggaaaaggaggaactgagaaaatacattgataaaaacctagcgaggggtttcatagagccttcaaattcccctctaggggcgcctgtgttgttcaggcgcaaaaaggaccaaacgctgaggctctgcattgactacaggggcctgaatgcaatcagttctggaaataaataccccctacctttagtgaaggacttgatcgcccagttatcggagggacagatattcactaaattggacttaattgaagcgtaccataaattgcagattaaaccagaggacaggtggaagacggccttctcctgtgcattcggattattcaattatcgtgtgctccctttcggtttgtgcggcggaggcgccgcgttcatgcaattaatcaacgaagtgttgcatccattgttgtacaagggagtctttgtttttttagatgacatattgttagtatctcggactaaggagcaacacatagaactagtcagggaagtcctgcaaaagttgagagaagcaaaactgtatgcgaagcttgccaagtgcgagttcaataaagaccagatagactttctggggtataggatttcctcccagggagtggcgatggaccctgcgaaggtagaagacgtgagggggtgggaagcccccaaaacacggaagcagctgcaatccttcctagggttcgcaaacttctatagaacatttatcaaggactttgcgcgcctcactttgccattaacggatttgttaaagactaaaggtaggggagaaacagccaaagtgaaggccccaggggccaaactgacctggacaatagaatgccaggaggctttcgaagccctaaaaaagcgttttactgaggagcctgtcctacagcaccctgatatgtctaaagcctttgtattacattgcgatgcgtcagaccgggcatatggggcagttctgctacagaaagacgagggggggaacctgaagccatgtggctatctgtcaaaaaagtttagcgatacagaaaaaaactggccgatttgggagagagaagccttagcgattctaaaagcactagagtgctggagacactttctggaaggaagtggaacaccgtttgaggtgtggactgaccatagaaatttacagtatctaagatcccctcgtaaactatcagcgaagcaaattagatgggcccaatatttcagccgttttgatttcagactcagattcttccaggggaaacataatatactcgctgacgctctctctcggatgcctcagcacgggggaggaattcaggaatctgaagggagtatttttcttgataagcaatggggcctggcagtactaactcgagcacaagcggccaaagaaaacaaacgtactgccatttccacggggggaggagaaatatgggaggaagagttgaagcgagcgtatggaatggacaaatggttacaaacaaacaaagaaaagggagaattgtgtggggatttggtgtttgtaaataagaaattgtatattcctgaatgtttaagacgagaaatgttaaggaagtaccatgataacaagggtgcgggtcatctaggccccaccaggactattaaactgttggccaaacaatgctggtggcccggaatgaggaaagacgccaggggatacgtcacgcagtgtgaattatgtgcagagggaaaaacaccaccggggaagccccaggggctattgcagaaggtggtggagcccatgaggccatgggaatgcgtagccatggattttgtaggcgaactaccccccagcagaggccacagatacatttggacaatattggacctattctcaaaacaggcacactttgtggctctgccaaaactcccttcagctgaaaaacttgctgatttgtatgtgaagcatgtatatcgcctacatgggtgtcccgacaaaataattagtgaccggggagtccaatttactgcaaaattttggggaaaattcttacagctgttaggagcagaaaggaacctgagctcggcctttcatcccgcgaccaacgggggggtcgaacgtacccaacagacactgtgccaattcttaaggatgtacaccaattatagacaggatgattgggcggaccttcttccgtttgctgagatggcttttaacggggccgtacattcggccacaggtcgtgccccattcgaaatagtatacggacaggaggtggcacctttccccaggctacccgagtggaaggaaggggagggccagaccgacgaggaatggccggccaaaatcaagcaagggtggcaaaccgtggtagaggcattgcgggaaacacaaaagaagtacaagctctttgcggatcgtaggcgccgagagggggacaaattgggcgaaggagatctggtttggctgagcacaaaaaacctgaaattggggttcccatccaagaaattggctccacgctatatagggccattcagggtagcaaaaagaataaacgaagtgacctatgagctgaggctaccaaaggacctaggaaaggtacacccggtattccattgcagcctgttaaaaaagtataaaggaactctggacagcggagaacaatagttgtgtttaatcttttccttccaggacgaaggggaggaggacgccatgtcagaaccctgctactagagcctggatgtggctctgagtttcagggtcactgacattgataagacacctgcgtcccaggactcggaggagaaacggctgatggacttggcggggaatttgcgcggggttttactgagcgggaagagactgttcaaatgagggggagggtatataaaggagggttggccggagcctcccattcttggcttttctgatgttcatgtttcctacagtaaaagttcctggtgataccacagagagtctcgtgtgttcattcaggagcggctgtggtgagctgacatattactattattattacatgtattattttactttattattattaaaagtatacataagcatatttacattgaagaagatgagaatgatttgatcagagttggacagtcttatcttaaattagagcttgatgtaaataattcaaaaatatttaacctactgatgcctcaattaatgtaattttattggtatgtatttttatttctgaaatttacctttctgcttatactggagtcaatgttttcccagttttgggggggggggggtaaaattaggagcctcagcttatatttgggtcggcttatacttgagtatatacagtcatagagtaaaataataaatgtaacaataccaataataataaagaaaaataataaatataccatatatacttgagtataagctgacgtgaatataagcccaccgggaccctcacctgagtataagcagaGGTCTTTTTtcggtcctaaaaaagggctaaaaaactagacTTAAACTTGAGTATATAAAGTATGTGTATTTgtctggagttgcacttaaaaaatgataatagagtaaaataataaatgtaacaataccaataataataaagaaaaataataaatataccatatatacttgagtataagctgacctggatATAAGCCCAccgggaccctcacctgagtataagcagaGGTCTTTTTTtcggtcctaaaaaagggctaaaaaactagacTTAAACTTGAGTATATAAAGTATGTGTATTTgtctggagttgcacttaaaaaatgataatagagtaaaataataaatgtaacaataccaataataataaagaaaaataataaatataccatatatacttgagtataagctgacgtgaatataagcccaccgggaccctcacctgagtataagcagaGGTCTTTTTtcggtcctaaaaaagggctaaaaaactagacTTAAACTTGAGTATATAAAGTATGTGTATTTgtctggagttgcacttaaaaaatgataatagagtaaaataataaatgtaacaataccaataataataaagaaaaataataaatataccatatatacttgagtataagctgacgtgaatataagcccaccgggaccctcacctgagtataagcagaGGTCTTTTTtcggtcctaaaaaagggctaaaaaactagacTTAAACTTGAGTATATAAAGTATGTGTATTTgtctggagttgcacttaaaaaatgataatagagtaaaataataaatgtaacaataccaataataataaagaaaaataataaatataccatatatacttgagtataagctgacgtgaatataagcccaccgggaccctcacctgagtataagcagaGGTCTTTTTtcggtcctaaaaaagggctaaaaaactagacTTAAACTTGAGTATATAAAGTATGTGTATTTgtctggagttgcacttaaaaaatgataatagagtaaaataataaatgtaacaataccaataataataaagaaaaataataaat from the Anolis carolinensis isolate JA03-04 chromosome 5, rAnoCar3.1.pri, whole genome shotgun sequence genome contains:
- the LOC134299716 gene encoding protein SCO2 homolog, mitochondrial, yielding MLHSFSCRVPRFGPRCLTLWRGYHPVGKKSMSEDHNFGQWYGQWFAILASSMRKRHLDRANFANSTKNVFLGTRGTLNSAGTRCPYSQSSESGPRFALRTRIAITVLIGSGIVAAGLYVRSEKAEAEKRRRIEELRKLAIGQGDFRLVDHTGRPRSKSDFRGQWVLLYFGFTHCPDICPEELEKMSRAVELLDGEAHLPRVQPVFITVDPERDDVAAVAKYVKEFHPRLLGLTGTAEEVKEAGKAYRVYYSAGPKDEDQDYIVDHTVIIYLLSPDGLFLDYYQRNKSEAKVAESVKKHMETYQSLFE